In the genome of Papaver somniferum cultivar HN1 unplaced genomic scaffold, ASM357369v1 unplaced-scaffold_5228, whole genome shotgun sequence, the window GGACACCTACGCTTAAACTCACCTTGACACCCAGTGTGAACGATACGCTTGCGGTCCATTCCCTAGTATACCTTTCTGTATGTTTGAGATTCAATTTAACCGTGTCGGAACCTTCTCCCTTTTTGTTCCTAGCCTCTTCATTCGCAAGCGCAATAACATGCTCGTCGTAAATCCTTGCATCAGTAAGGTCATAAATGACGTTGTCGATAGTTCTTGATAAAACAGGCTCCTCAATGACAATGGGGGCATACGCGTCGACATAGGTCAAGAGAGTGGCGAGGCAGTTGGTCTTGCTATTCGCCGTTCGTCTTGCACATAAATTATTGTTTGCCAAACTTCGCAGAGCAATAGTTTTGTCGTCAAGTTTGGTAGGTATAAATACAGTGTTGATGTGGTGGTCCATCGTGGGATTCTCATATGCCCATACCCACCACGTATCATTGTCAAGCTTCCAATAATTGCCATATTTGACACTCTTCAGGCAGACGCCTCCGTCACGACTTGGAAACACCTCATATTCAAAATCTGGAGAATTAGCTACTTCATAATTATAATCCATATACCCGTCTGAAAAAGCCTTGAGGTGCATTCCATTGTCGCCCTTGATTCTGATAATGTCGGGAAACATCACGATTGATTGCCAG includes:
- the LOC113343056 gene encoding uncharacterized protein LOC113343056; translation: MGGPNGWITATSVKPDENRSSQSCTLFQPVYLNSNSNKIVRLLHVHTSYYVSFFMGTNQTNGCLNLISNSQLTDQRDLFTIIDWQSIVMFPDIIRIKGDNGMHLKAFSDGYMDYNYEVANSPDFEYEVFPSRDGGVCLKSVKYGNYWKLDNDTWWVWAYENPTMDHHINTVFIPTKLDDKTIALRSLANNNLCARRTANSKTNCLATLLTYVDAYAPIVIEEPVLSRTIDNVIYDLTDARIYDEHVIALANEEARNKKGEGSDTVKLNLKHTERYTREWTASVSFTLGVKVSLSVGVPGIAEGKVETSYEFHSSYQWGETNEDEVEMGSEYTVTVPPMSSVKVSLMATRASCDIPFSYTQRDVLTNGTVKVYYKNDGIFKGRNAYNYRYESAQHAL